A segment of the Candidatus Izimaplasma bacterium HR1 genome:
AATGACATTGACAGATTATACCTTAAGAGTAGAAAAGTGATTTTCTACTAGATTAAATTATAAAAAAAGGAGCTATAATTAGCTCCTTTTAAAATGTTGTTTTTTGATATTTTAATGTTCCATATATTTTATATTCTGTACTACTAGATACCATTAAGAAGTCACCTATTCTTACGGGTACTTTATCAAATAGCCCTTCGCCTTCTAATATAAAGATATAATCACCATGTTTATGTGATACTTCTTTTGTTAAGGTGTTGTTTTGAATAATATCATAAGTAAAGTATCTATCTCGGTGTATTTTATTGACTCTATTATCTGGAACTGTAATAACATCCTTAGCTTTTCCTTTATGAATCTCTCTCAAAGTACCATCATCTTGTAATCTATTATAATCATATACTCGATATGTAATATCACTTGATTGTTGTACTTCTAATAATGTAGTACCTTTACATATCGCATGCAGGGTACCTGCATTGATATAAAAGAAATCACCTTTTTTAATTGGGAAAGCATTAACTAAGTCTTCTATCCTATCTTGATCTATCGCTTTGTGTAATTCCTCTTTAGTCTTAGCTTTATGTCCAATAATGATTTCTGTATATTCATTAGTATCTAAAACATACCAACATTCTTCTTTACCTAAACTTTTAAATTGCTTAGCGTAATCATCATTAGGATGAACTTGAATACTTAAGTTATCTCTAGCATCGATTATCTTAACTAAGATGGGGAACTCTTCCCCTTCATAGTTACCAAATAATTCTTTATTGTTATTGAATAGTTCTCTTAAAGTCATTCCTTTAAAAGAAGTGTTTGCAATTACACTACTGAATGTCTTGTGAGCACTAATACCCCATGCCTCACCACATCTATCAGGAGCATCGATATAACCAAAGTTATCCTTGATTTTATGTCCTCCCCATACTTCTTTTTGAACTAATACTGGTTTCATTTTAATAATCATAATTATCACCTAATAGAATTGTATCATATTTAGTATGTAAAATGATATATTATAGAAACAAAAAAAAGAAGAGAAAATTACTCTTCTTTTTTTCTTCCTGGTTTCAATAATTCTTTAATATCTAATAATATCACTTCCATTTTGGGTTTAACATCCTCAACAGC
Coding sequences within it:
- the yvyI gene encoding Putative mannose-6-phosphate isomerase YvyI, whose protein sequence is MIIKMKPVLVQKEVWGGHKIKDNFGYIDAPDRCGEAWGISAHKTFSSVIANTSFKGMTLRELFNNNKELFGNYEGEEFPILVKIIDARDNLSIQVHPNDDYAKQFKSLGKEECWYVLDTNEYTEIIIGHKAKTKEELHKAIDQDRIEDLVNAFPIKKGDFFYINAGTLHAICKGTTLLEVQQSSDITYRVYDYNRLQDDGTLREIHKGKAKDVITVPDNRVNKIHRDRYFTYDIIQNNTLTKEVSHKHGDYIFILEGEGLFDKVPVRIGDFLMVSSSTEYKIYGTLKYQKTTF